Within the Mycobacterium gordonae genome, the region GCGGGCCATGGCCAAACAACCGTCAGACCGGTTCACCACCTGCAGCGAGTTCGCCGCCGCGCTGCGCGGCCACCTGGCGTCCGGCTCTCAGATCACCGCGCCCTACCCCGTCGTCACCGCGCCCCTCGTCCGCCCGCGCCGGAAACGACCAGGTGTCCTGATCGCCGCCGCCGTGGGTATGGTGGCCCTGGTCGCCGGGGGCATCTTCGCGGTCAAATTCGCACCTGAGCCGGTCACCACCACAGCACCGGCCACATCATCGGCGCCGACGTCTGCCACACCGGTCGGCACGCCGTCCAGCACCTCTTCTCTGCCACCAACCCCCGGACCGTTGGACGGCCGATATCAAGCGGATTTCGGCGCCGCAACCGATCTCGACGGCAACGGCGGCGGACCGGGACCGGCCACGGGTAGCTACGGGCTGCGCTCGGCGTGCAGAAGCACCGCATGCGTCGCGACGGCGGCTTACCTGGGCGGCGGCAGCGGGTTCGCCACGCCCTTGGTGTTCGACGAGATCGGCGGACGCTGGCTGGCAGTGGCCGTCATCACCGATCAGTGCCGCTCCGCGCCGTCCGAATTCTGGCAGGTGTTCACCCTGGAGCTGGGTCCCGACGGCAAGCTCACCGGCGAGTTCAGCCGGACCAGCGCGAGCAACTGCCGGGACAAGAGGCCGGTAACCTTCACCCGCACAGGCGATCTCGATGTTGACACCGTCGCCGATCCGGCCACCGTGGCACCGCGGGTGGTGTCCCCGGCCGAAGCGTTGCACGGCCAGTATCGTGTGCTGCGCACCTTCGCCGCCCCCATCCCCCCGCAGCCAGGAGATTCCGCCGTCACCACCGCATGCCTGCGCACCGGCGAGCGGTGTATGAGCTACTTCCACGGACCCTCGGGCGACTCTCCGCTGTTGTTCGCCAACGGCGCCTGGGCCCTGGCCGCGAACACCGATTACCAGTGCCCAGCGGGTGGCACAACGCATTTCAGCGTTATCGCGGAGTTCCCGCTACCACAACCGCCGCAGGATCCGATCTCGGTACTCAGCGGACACGGACACCAGGAGCAGACCGGGGCGTGCGCGATCAACACCACCTTCGACGAAACCTTCACCCGCACCGGCGATTAACTCAGCGCTGGGATCACTTCCCGCTCGAACAACTCGATGCCGGAGCGGTCGAAGGCGGCCTCCGGGAAATAGCAGATCGCGTACTCGCAGCCGAGATCACGGACCCTACCGAGCCCCTCGATCACCTGCTCCGTGGTGCCCATCGCCGAATCCGGCATGCCGCCGACCATCGAATCCGCCACCGCGTCCGGGACATAACCGGCCAAGCGGTCGCGCACCCGCTGCTTGCGGTCGGCGACGTCGGCTTCGGAGGTGCCCACCACGGCGGTGAAGTTGGCCGATCGCACGATCGCGTCGAAGTCGGTGCCCAGCTTGCGGCAGTGTTCGGCGAGCACCGCGGACTTGTGGGCGAATGCTTCGAGGTCGGGGGTGAAGTTGGTGTACTGCGCATAGGCGGCGGCGATGCGTAACGTCACCTTCTCGCCCCCGCCGGCAATCCACAACGGAATACCATTTCTCTGCAACGGCTTCGGAGCCACGATCGCGTCGTCTACCTGATACTGCTTGCCGTCGAAGCTAACTCGCCCGTCCCGCCAGGCATCGCGCATGATCTGCACGCCCTCGTCCAGGCGCGCCAGCCGCACCCCGGCTGATGGGAATCCGTAACCGTAGGCCCGCCATTCGTGCTCGTACCAGCCGCCCCCGATGCCCATCTGGATGCGGCCGCCGGAAATGATATCGACGGTGGCCGCGACTTTGGCAAGATACACCGGGTTGCGATAACTCATCGCGGTGCACATCTGGCCCAGCTTGATTCGCGATGTGACGGCGGCGTAGGCCGACATCAGCGACCACGCCTCGTGGGTCGCTTCGTCGCTGGGCAGCGGCACGGTGTGGAAGTGGTCATAGACCCACAGCGAATCCCACGCGCCGCCGTCGGCATAGGTCGCCAGATCGCGCAGCACCGCCCAGTGCCGCTCGGGTTCGATGCCGACGAGATCCATCCGCCAGCCTTGCGGGATGAAGAGACCGAAGCGCATAGCCAGGACTCTACTTGGGCGAGCAGACACAAAATCGCCCATTTCGCTAGGCGAAAGGGCGACTTTGTGTCTGGTCGGCAGCCTCTAAGTGAGTGAGTCCGGCGGCAGGAACCGGTCGCCGTACTTCTCGGCCAGCTCGCGGGCACGGGCCACAAAGGCTTCCTTCCCGCGGCCGAGCGGACCCTCGTAACCGACGATGTACTGCGCGCTGCCACCGGTCCACGGCGGGAACCCGATGCCCATGATCGACCCGATGTTCGCGTCGGCCGTGGTCATCAGCACGTTCTCGTCGAGGCACTTCTGGGTTTCCAGCGCCTCGGCGAACAGCATCCGGTCGATCATGTCCTGCAGCGGCGGCTCCGAGGTACCCGACTTGAACGCCTCCCGCAGGCCCGTCCACAACCCCGAACGCTTGCCCTCGGGGTACTCATAGAAGCCGGCACCCTTGAGCCGCCCGGACCGGCCGAGCTCAATCATCTTCTCCACCACGGCTTCCGCCGGGTGCGGCTCGTAGGTGCCGCCGGCGTCCTCGACGCCCTTGCGGGTGGCGACGGCGATTTTGTGCATCAGCTCCAGGTTGAGCTCGTCGGAGAGCTGCAGCGGCGGAGCCGGGTAGCCGGCCTGCGATCCGGCCTGCTCGATGCTGGCCGGCTCGACACCCTCGCCCAGCATCGCCAGCGCCTCGTTGACGAAGGTGCCGATGACCCGGGAGGTGAAGAAGCCGCGACTGTCGTTGACGACGATCGGAGTCTTGCCGATGGCAAGTGTGTAGTCGAACACCCGGGCCAGTGCCTCGTCAGAAGTCTTCTCACCCTTGATGATTTCGACCAGCGGCATCTTGTCGACCGGCGAGAAGAAGTGAATCCCGATGAAGTCTTCCTGCCGCTTGACGCCGGTCGCCAGGCCGGTGATCGGCAGCGTCGAGGTGTTGGAACCTAACAGCGCGTTGGGCTCGACGATGTCTTCGATCTCCTGGAACACCTTGTGCTTGAGGTCCTGACTCTCGAACACCGCCTCGATCACGAAGTCGACGCCCTTGAAGTCGGCGGGGTCGGCGGTCGGCGTGATCCGCGCCAGCAGGGCCTCGCTCTTCTCCTGCGTGGTGCGGCCCCGTTCGAGCGCCTTGGCTTCCAGCTTCTGCGAGTAGCTCTTGCCCTTTTCCGCGGCTTCGATGCTGACGTCCTTGAGCACCACGTCGTAGCCGGCCTTGGCCGAGACGTAGGCGATGCCCGCACCCATCATGCCGGCCCCGAGCACACCGATCTTGTTGATCTTGACCGGCTCGATGCCGTCCGGCCGAGACTTGCCGGCGTTGATGGCCTGCAGGTCGAAGAAGAACGCCTGGATCATGTTCTTGGAGACCTGGCCGGTGACCAGCGTGGTGAAGTACCGGCTCTCGATGCGGCTGGCGGTGTCGAAGTCCACCTGCGCGCCCTCGACAGCGGCGGACAGGATGGCCTTCGGCGCCGGCATCGGCGCACCCTTGATCTGCTTACGCAGCAACGCCGGGAACGACGGCAGGATGGACGCCAGCGACGGCGACGACGGAGTGCCGCCGGGCATCTTGTAGCCCTTCTTGTCCCAGGGCTGTTCGTGGCTGTCCGGGTTGGCCTTGATCCACGCCTTGGCGGCCGGCACCAGTTCCTCGACCGTCGGCAGCAACTCGTCGATCAGGCCGAGTTCCTTGGCCTTGGCCGGCTTGAACCGAGTTCCCTGCGACAGGATGTTGACGAAGGCGTTCTGGATGCCGAACATCCGCACCGAGCGGGTGACTCCGCCGGCACCGGGCAGCAGGCCCAACGTCGCCTCGGGAAAGCCGAACTGCGATCCCTTCACATCGGCCGCGATGCGGTGATGACAGGCCAGCGCGATCTCCAAGCCGCCGCCCAGTGCCGCGCCGTTGAGTGCCGCCACCACAGGCTTGCCCAGGGTCTCGAGCGTACGCAGCTGCTTCTTGACGTTCTCCACCAGATCGAAAGCCTCACCGGCGTTCTCCGGCCCGATCTTGATCATGCTCTTGACGTCACCGCCGGCGAAGAACGTCTTCTTTGCGCTGGTGATCACCACGCCGGTAATCGAATCCTTCTCGGCGACAAGGCGATCCACTGCCTTGCCCATCGACTCGATGTAGCCCTCGTTCATGACGTTGGCCGAGCCCGACGGGTCGTCCAGGGTCAGCGTGACGATGCCATCGGCATCCTTGTCCCACTGAATTGTGTTGTCGGACATGTACTTAAACCCTCTCGATGATCGTCGCGACACCCATGCCGCCGCCAATACAAAGCGTTACCAAGGCGCGCCGGGCATTGCGGCGCTCCAGCTCGTCGACCATGGTGCCCAGGATCATGGCGCCGGTGGCGCCCAGCGGGTGGCCCATGGCGATCGCGCCACCGTTGACGTTGAGCTTCTCGTCCGGAATGTTGAGATCCTTCTGGAACTTCAGCACCACCGAGGCGAACGCCTCGTTCAGCTCGAACAGGTCGATGTCGTCGACCGTGAGACCGGCCCGGTCGAGCACCTTCAAGGTGGCCGGCGTGGGGCCAGTGAGCATGATCACCGGGTCCGCTCCGCTGGTCGCGGTGGCGACGATGCGGGCGCGCGGAGTAGCGTTGATGGCCGCCCCGGCCTTCTCGCTACCGATCATGACCAGCGCGGCGCCGTCGACGATGCCCGAGCTATTGCCGCCGGTGTGCACGTGGTTGATCTTCTCCACCCAGTGGTACTTCTGCAGAGCCACGTCATCGAAGCCACCCATGGCCGCCAGGGCCTCGAAGGCCGGCTTGAGCTTGCCCAGGCCTTCCTTGGTGGTATCGGGCCGCATGTGCTCGTCGTGGTCGAGGATCAGCAGACCGTTCTGGTCGCGGACCGGCACCACGGACTTGGCGAAGTAGCCCCCCGACCACGCTTCGGCCGCTTTCTCCTGGCTGCGCAGCGCGTAGTTGTCCACGTCGTCACGGGAGAAGCCCTCGGTGGTGGCGATCAGGTCGGCGCCGATGCCCTGCGGAACGAACATCACGTCGTAGTTGGTCGCCGGGTCCAGGCCCATGGCGCCGCCGTCGGATCCCATCGGCACGCGGCTCATGGACTCCACACCACCGGCCAGCACCAGGTCGTCCCAGCCCGAGCGCACCTTCTGCGCTGCGGTGTTGACGGCTTCGAGGCCCGATGCGCAGAACCGGTTGAGCTGGACGCCACCCGAGGTCACGGGCATGCCCGAGGCCAGGACCGCGGCGCGGGCGATGTCACCGCCCTGGTCGCCCACGGGCGAAACGCACCCCAGGATGACGTCGCTGATCAGGTTCTCGTCGAGGTCGGGGTTGCGCCTGCGCAGCTCCTCGATGAGGCCCACGACCAGGCTCAGTGGCTTGACTTCGTTGAGCGCGCCGTTGCGTTGCTTGCCGCGCGGCGTGCGGATGGCCTCATAGATGAAGGCTTCTTCGGACATGTCGGTTTCCTGTTCCAAAAAGGGGGGTTTGGATCCGTCTTCAAGACTAGGTCCAGCAGGGGAACACTAACAGGGCCCTCGGCCAACCTGTTGGTTGGGCGGCAGCTGGCAGGTCAGGGCTTGTGTGCCCGGTGACCACGCGGCCGCGAACGGCAAGCGGGCGGCACGTTCGGCCCCGAACGTGAAGCCGGCTTCACGTTCGACGCCCTGACAGCGCGCCCTAAGCTCGATCACCATGACGGTCACGCGGCTGCAGCCCTACGCGACCACGGTGTTCGCCGAGATGTCAGCGTTGGCGGCGCGGGTCGGCGCGGTGAACCTGGGCCAGGGCTTTCCCGACGAGGACGGCCCCCCGGAAATGCTCCTGGCCGCGCAGGACGCCATCGCCGCCGGCGTCAACCAGTATCCACCCGGCCTGGGCATCCCACCGCTGAGGCAGGCCATCGCCGCCCAGCGCCGCCGGCGTTTCGCCATCGACTACGACCCCGACACCGAGGTGCTGGTCACCGTAGGCGCCACCGAGGCCATCGCCGGCGCCGTGCTGGGCCTGGTCGAACCCGGCTCGGAAGTGCTGTTGATCGAACCGTTCTACGACTCCTATTCCCCGGTGGTGGCGATGGCCGGGGCGCACCGGGTCGCGGTGCCACTGGTTGCCGACGGCCGTGGTTTCGCGC harbors:
- a CDS encoding LLM class F420-dependent oxidoreductase, encoding MRFGLFIPQGWRMDLVGIEPERHWAVLRDLATYADGGAWDSLWVYDHFHTVPLPSDEATHEAWSLMSAYAAVTSRIKLGQMCTAMSYRNPVYLAKVAATVDIISGGRIQMGIGGGWYEHEWRAYGYGFPSAGVRLARLDEGVQIMRDAWRDGRVSFDGKQYQVDDAIVAPKPLQRNGIPLWIAGGGEKVTLRIAAAYAQYTNFTPDLEAFAHKSAVLAEHCRKLGTDFDAIVRSANFTAVVGTSEADVADRKQRVRDRLAGYVPDAVADSMVGGMPDSAMGTTEQVIEGLGRVRDLGCEYAICYFPEAAFDRSGIELFEREVIPALS
- a CDS encoding 3-hydroxyacyl-CoA dehydrogenase NAD-binding domain-containing protein; the encoded protein is MSDNTIQWDKDADGIVTLTLDDPSGSANVMNEGYIESMGKAVDRLVAEKDSITGVVITSAKKTFFAGGDVKSMIKIGPENAGEAFDLVENVKKQLRTLETLGKPVVAALNGAALGGGLEIALACHHRIAADVKGSQFGFPEATLGLLPGAGGVTRSVRMFGIQNAFVNILSQGTRFKPAKAKELGLIDELLPTVEELVPAAKAWIKANPDSHEQPWDKKGYKMPGGTPSSPSLASILPSFPALLRKQIKGAPMPAPKAILSAAVEGAQVDFDTASRIESRYFTTLVTGQVSKNMIQAFFFDLQAINAGKSRPDGIEPVKINKIGVLGAGMMGAGIAYVSAKAGYDVVLKDVSIEAAEKGKSYSQKLEAKALERGRTTQEKSEALLARITPTADPADFKGVDFVIEAVFESQDLKHKVFQEIEDIVEPNALLGSNTSTLPITGLATGVKRQEDFIGIHFFSPVDKMPLVEIIKGEKTSDEALARVFDYTLAIGKTPIVVNDSRGFFTSRVIGTFVNEALAMLGEGVEPASIEQAGSQAGYPAPPLQLSDELNLELMHKIAVATRKGVEDAGGTYEPHPAEAVVEKMIELGRSGRLKGAGFYEYPEGKRSGLWTGLREAFKSGTSEPPLQDMIDRMLFAEALETQKCLDENVLMTTADANIGSIMGIGFPPWTGGSAQYIVGYEGPLGRGKEAFVARARELAEKYGDRFLPPDSLT
- a CDS encoding serine/threonine-protein kinase — its product is MSLRAGQEFAGYQILRVLGAGGMGTVYLATHPRLPREDALKVLPAEFTNDAEYRARFAREADLAAGLSHPHIVGVQDRGEHDGQFWISMDYVAGTDASRRLDERYATGMPVEEVLDIVTAVASALDYAHDRGLLHRDVKPANILLADPDGQNGRIYLADFGIARRIDDSAGLTETNVAVGTVAYAAPEQLKGDPVDGRADQYALACTAFHLLTGAPPYPDANLAVVITHHLYAPPPSLGAQRAELLGLDPVFARAMAKQPSDRFTTCSEFAAALRGHLASGSQITAPYPVVTAPLVRPRRKRPGVLIAAAVGMVALVAGGIFAVKFAPEPVTTTAPATSSAPTSATPVGTPSSTSSLPPTPGPLDGRYQADFGAATDLDGNGGGPGPATGSYGLRSACRSTACVATAAYLGGGSGFATPLVFDEIGGRWLAVAVITDQCRSAPSEFWQVFTLELGPDGKLTGEFSRTSASNCRDKRPVTFTRTGDLDVDTVADPATVAPRVVSPAEALHGQYRVLRTFAAPIPPQPGDSAVTTACLRTGERCMSYFHGPSGDSPLLFANGAWALAANTDYQCPAGGTTHFSVIAEFPLPQPPQDPISVLSGHGHQEQTGACAINTTFDETFTRTGD
- a CDS encoding acetyl-CoA C-acetyltransferase; the protein is MSEEAFIYEAIRTPRGKQRNGALNEVKPLSLVVGLIEELRRRNPDLDENLISDVILGCVSPVGDQGGDIARAAVLASGMPVTSGGVQLNRFCASGLEAVNTAAQKVRSGWDDLVLAGGVESMSRVPMGSDGGAMGLDPATNYDVMFVPQGIGADLIATTEGFSRDDVDNYALRSQEKAAEAWSGGYFAKSVVPVRDQNGLLILDHDEHMRPDTTKEGLGKLKPAFEALAAMGGFDDVALQKYHWVEKINHVHTGGNSSGIVDGAALVMIGSEKAGAAINATPRARIVATATSGADPVIMLTGPTPATLKVLDRAGLTVDDIDLFELNEAFASVVLKFQKDLNIPDEKLNVNGGAIAMGHPLGATGAMILGTMVDELERRNARRALVTLCIGGGMGVATIIERV